The Bactrocera dorsalis isolate Fly_Bdor chromosome 2, ASM2337382v1, whole genome shotgun sequence region GAATAAGTGCCAAACTTCTAACCTAATTCACAAAAAGGCGTGCATAAGCATAACtgtttatttatcttttttaatgTGTTCTGCTCTTatcactacatacatacatatataagcttAGATGAGATATGAAAAGAGCTTCACATATTTGCTATTTGTGAATTTAGATTGGTAGGTGCATCCTAAACTTCAAAcctataaattcaaattaattaaaagattttttccaaTCTCGTTGACCCATATATACCTTTTAATTATTCAACATTAACTGTACTACAAATTTGGAGTTATCTAACAAACAAtaataacttaaatatattatttatatacgtCAATGTTTTTAGATGTTAATGGATTTGAGTAACAAAGGCCTCTGCATAGATAGTCCGCAAATTCGTGGGAGAGAGCTTGAAATATTCACGCGAAAGTTTAAACTTTTATCGGCTGATGAACTAAAATTATCGCTTGAAATAGATAGTGTCACATTCGTGTCCTTATTAAATCAATGTGTGCCATGTGTGGGTTGTCGGCGTCGCGTTGAACGTTTATTCTATCAACTAACGCTTTCAGGATATCCCACTCTAGATCCATTGATACTAAGAGATACGTGCGTTCTTACAGTGCGTGAAGAACTTATGTGGTCACCACAAGCTTTAGGGACATTACTCTATCGGCATCATGAGGTACTTAGTGATTTGCTGGATAATAAATTGCGAAATAAAACTCGTTGTGCCCTACATTCATTGGATGCATTTCGCACCAGACCTTTTTCGGAAGTTTGGCGGGAAATGTGGTTTTCAATGAAGTATAATTGTCGAGACAGATTGTCTACCATCGAAACCACGGAACTACACGAAGTACTCgagaactatttgaaaaaacacaaattttgtcAGGGATGTCGTAATAAGGTATGTAACaaggtttttaatttaatatttattgttgtttttttttttgcaatcacAACTCCTTATGTAATTTTCAACATATTATTCCTGATTTTACAGATCGAAAAGGCATACCAAATACTCGTAAACGAAACGACTTGTAAAGAAGGATTCGACGCGGCTTTATATGCGAATATTAGGAAACCCCAATCCGAGAAGCACATTAAGATTATTACGAAAAAAGTTGATTTCCTCGACGCTCTTATAAGGCGCGCCGAACCCGAAGTTAATGGCAGGTAAATTAAgattaaaacttttcaaaactgCGAATTCTTTTCTAAAATAAAGATATGCAACTACAATGGTTACACTATACATAAGATCATCAGTGTATTAGCATAAATTCATGCAAATAATactgaaaatttgacaattaatTACCTTTCTTTTCATGCAGTTATTCGAAGCAGCGAGAACGTCATGCGAAAACTCTTGAAATTGCTCAAGAGGAAGTGTTAACCTGCGTGGGTATGATAATGTATGAGAGGCTTCGTCGTATTTATGTTAGTCTACGCGAGGAAGAGCGGGCTTGTCAAGTGCTGGCGGCAGTTGCCGTTCATGCGTTAAGCCGCAGTTTTGACATGGCGGTGGAACGTAAACAAGGTATCAGTAATTTAGAATTGCTCTATCAGGAAATGAGTCGCGCTGAAAAGGCAAAAGAATTGAGAAGGGAacagaaaaaactgaaaaagaagttgaagaaaattgaaaagaagGAAAAGTTATGTCGAAAATCTCTCAAATCAGCTGCTGATAATGCTGATTCTGATGCAGCGGAAGCAGatgtagaagaagaagaagaagacaaagATGAAGTAGATTTGGAGATGGTGGATGAGGCGGTGGATTTATCCGAGGAATTAGacgaagaaataaataaattagtagATATTATGGATAAATCTTTGCGCACCGAGGAAAAAGAGGAGTCGACTATGTCTGACAAACCTCATCTTGTAACGGCTTCGGTATCTAAGTCACCCGCTCAAAAGAAACGTAagcaaaagaaacaaaaaaagcacaaacaacCTATACAGCAATCGAATGgcagcaaaaagaaagaaataccgcaacaacaacagcaaagagtGCCTACGGTAGAACAACGCCTTTCAGCAAATGGCAGTCACTTCGGCAGCTGCTGCGACATCGATGCCAATGAATCTATGGCCAAATGTGATGTTTGTTTAACTCCACAGGACCACTGTCCATGCGAGAACGACGTACGAGACTCGGGCTATGGTAGTGAGTTATTAACACCTGATAACTCGCCAATGAATAGTGCGCCCAGCACACCCGAGGGTTCTGAAGTATCTTGCTCCGACGGTTTTTGTAACCATGAAAATGGACAGGAAATGACCTTGGAAGAGGAACATGACCACCACATGTACGATTTGGGAAATAGCTATATGTGGGGAGATAGTTCCTTAAACCAAAAATATGGTTCTTCGAACTGGCTTAGCTTGCAGCAAATGCTGGTACGTACCGTTAAA contains the following coding sequences:
- the LOC105234154 gene encoding LOW QUALITY PROTEIN: gametogenetin-binding protein 2-like (The sequence of the model RefSeq protein was modified relative to this genomic sequence to represent the inferred CDS: inserted 1 base in 1 codon), whose amino-acid sequence is MAKLTDVYRAEDVIDVGYRQIPVVTGSADDSSLMMLMDLSNKGLCIDSPQIRGRELEIFTRKFKLLSADELKLSLEIDSVTFVSLLNQCVPCVGCRRRVERLFYQLTLSGYPTLDPLILRDTCVLTVREELMWSPQALGTLLYRHHEVLSDLLDNKLRNKTRCALHSLDAFRTRPFSEVWREMWFSMKYNCRDRLSTIETTELHEVLENYLKKHKFCQGCRNKIEKAYQILVNETTCKEGFDAALYANIRKPQSEKHIKIITKKVDFLDALIRRAEPEVNGSYSKQRERHAKTLEIAQEEVLTCVGMIMYERLRRIYVSLREEERACQVLAAVAVHALSRSFDMAVERKQGISNLELLYQEMSRAEKAKELRREQKKLKKKLKKIEKKEKLCRKSLKSAADNADSDAAEADVEEEEEDKDEVDLEMVDEAVDLSEELDEEINKLVDIMDKSLRTEEKEESTMSDKPHLVTASVSKSPAQKKRKQKKQKKHKQPIQQSNGSKKKEIPQQQQQRVPTVEQRLSANGSHFGSCCDIDANESMAKCDVCLTPQDHCPCENDVRDSGYGSELLTPDNSPMNSAPSTPEGSEVSCSDGFCNHENGQEMTLEEEHDHHMYDLGNSYMWGDSSLNQKYGSSNWLSLQQMLDNFDEYDDDEENCYIPQEVVLEYQCQREKVEQQRRELRETLKENFARLCKQHKNSKKRNXAAPSRTSGPACI